The genomic window CTCCACGTTTTTTGTAAACATACAATaactaatttaaaatattgtgtaCATAAGAGGGAAACAATCTTTAAGTCCAACACACAACCACTTACACATACATTTAAACTATATTCTATGTTATATAGCATTATCACATCTTGGGCACCTATTGCATTAACATTTACTATGTCACTGTCATGCAAATAAGACAGGTAATACATTAAAGTGGTTTAGCACCAGAAAGTTAGTAGTGTACATTCAGCAATGTACCTACTAATAACGAGGCATAAGTAACATATCATACAACTACAGATGGAAAGTGAcatgttttaaatgttacttGCAAGCCCAGAACAatgcatctttaaaataaaagcttgatTCTGCAACAAATATTCCCCTTGGTACCACATACATGCTGTTAGTAGTAACTTGTTGCCTTAGTTGAAATACATTCTGCTGCTATACCCCGCCTTTTACTAGGAAAAGTTCTCtgcatgtgtgcatatgtgtgtgtatgtactatgtatgtatatatatacaaatataacattataattaaaatacattgcCTTATTGTTAGAGAAGTATACAGACTCAGGTATCCAAATGGGAGAACTAGGTTGGCAGCTACAGATTCTGTGTGTATTTCCTCATAAGGAACTAAAGCTTTTTTGATCCTGGCACATTATTGGCAACATCAAACTGTGCAACCTTAAATCAGACTTCAAAGACAAACTGGCTAGCGACACAAGGCTAAGAGTGCTTTCAACTGGCAGCATTTTCAGTTTGCAGTCGCTCAATCAGTTGTTCAGcctgtgaaaaagagaaagcaaggcATTAACTACACCATGAACCTTCAGTTTActgaaaattccattttaaaaatagtgacACTGACAAAGCATTTAGTtctcatttttacagaaaaagcacaCAAGAGAAGCAGAATACAATGACTGCTTTGAACAGCAGACTTTTTCACAGTTTCCATCAAACTCCCATTAGGTgatcagaaaaggaaacagaaccTATGGAAGTCAGAAGATGTTTGAGCAAATAAATAGTAGACAAAGCAGAGTGGTTTTAAAGACCTCAGAAGACAGCAGTGCTCAGAACAACCAAGCTGTGAGACCTGGAATTCTTTGGAAGATGCTCCAGAAGGGCGTGCTGTGGCCTCTCATCACCCAACCAGCTGCACACCAGCCACACATGTTTCTGAGGGATGGAGTGCATTCACATATGTGGTTCATGTCACAAGATATACATCCATTCTTTAGTTATGTCGCTATGCTCACGCATCACTTTTCTCATCGTATGGCTATTTATGCATCTAGCGCATAACTGGGACAGCTGTATTTTGTATATGTAACAGCACCAGCACACAGAGCCCCCGGAAAGGCTCAGGGCAGAAGGAAGTCTGCCAGCATTGTTCTAGCAGGCCAAACTGGGCTCGTGGAGACTAACATGGGCACTTCTGAAACAGATCAGTCTACTATCAGCCTTTTTTTTGCCAGGCCCACTGaattaatcttttatttttaactagtGCTTGAGGTTTTACTAAGATCTCAAAGGAACCATGTTAAAAGGTGAAAAGCTTAAGTTTGGCATGTTTTAAATACACACAGTAAAAATGCAATCAGCTACTTAGGGTAGGAACAACTTAACAGGAGTTAAGTAGCTCTTGCAGTTCATTTGCAAATAAAGCTAGATAAAGCATAGAGcaactgaaaatgaagttaTCTGAATTTTGTTTCGCATTCTTAAACAAGTATCACATTCAAGCcattataattaaaaaacaaaacaaaacaaaaccaatccAAGAACATTTTCCAACTTGACAACAGGGCAAAATATCTTTTGAAGTGCATCCATATTGGAAAATCAAGCTTGGTACAGATCTCCTGAGCTAATCCAAGATAGCAAGCAGTAAAACTACACAGCTATACTTATTTGAGGGCCAAACAGCTGTGTGGCGCTCTTTAACACAGCAGAGACACATCTGCTTTTTTCGAGGTAGGTGAGATCTCCAGCGAGGTACCACTGTGAAGAAGCcaagttttttctctttaagtaATAGGCTGTCTATAATCTTTAGATGAGACAGACctttttcaacatttttgttttggggcTGTGCAGACACCAGGATGCTGTAGCTACATTGCAAGGATAGGTTCTTTGCTGCATCGAAGCAGTGAGAATAAGCTTTAGTCCTCGAGACAGAGATTTTCAAACAGTGATTTAGTCAGTGCCAGTTAGTCTCATTGCTTATTTCTACTGACATAAATCAGTACAAACAATGTTTCTGTAAAGCAGATACTTGTTTCAGTCTAAAGAtgacaagatgaaaaaaaacatGTGAAATGATACAAGCAATCATCACGTGGCCATGTTTTTCACCTAAATTGGACGAACCAGGGTATGTACAATACATAGCCCGTCACATTTGAATATATCCTTtcacattaaaaagcaaatacttaTAAAGCGTCCTCAGAAGCACATCACATTAACCTAAGCTACACATTAGATCCAGAACTACTGTGAATGTTACTGTCACTCCATTTCCCTTAATAAGCGTAAACATTAAAGTTACATGTTACCATTatattttctcaaatatttaatgcaaaatataaataattaataattatagtaatgacaaaaataattgcTGAAAGAATTCTTGTCACATTTTCAGCGTGCAATCAAAACCTACTGAAAAGCTTATCTGCATTACACTTACCGTGATAAACCAGTAGGAATTGATTCTGTAAATCAGTCTGGATAAGAATCCCAGCTGACTGGCTGGGGCCAGGACATGAAGATGCAAGTGGGATATTGAGCAGAATGGAGGCCAGTGAAAACCCattcttcagaaaaggaaaacaagtaaaaaataCTGATGATGTTAATTCAGGAAGAAGTAGAACATCGCAAGTTATTTAACATGATCAATTGAATTAAGAACTCAACTCATCACATTTTCCTTGTACATAAAGGCAGGAACAAAAATatgccttttcctttcattacaCTCTCAGGAAAACTTTTCACATATCCATTAACCTCCTCCTTCACATCTCTATATTTAAGATACATTTTGTTAAGGagggtttaaaaaataaaatgtatcttAAATGTATCATATCTAGTTTTCAGCTGGAAAGCCAACTGTCACTAGATGAATGTAGTTTCTACCTATTTTAATCATGAAGGCCCAGTTCCCTATACTCTGCACCATTTAAATTACGTTACAATTTACCTCGGCCCTCAAAGGCACTGACTTAAACTAAAGGGtgcagcactgaaatcaaatgAGTGCAGGTATGACTGAAACACAACGCACTGCCCTGCTTGAATACGGCTAAGTTTACCTCTTTTCTGGAATCTAAGATTTAGAGCATATTTTCAGCACGTAATTAAAGAGCACCCTTTAAAATAAGTTGTTTGAAGTGCCCTCCCTATCCCAGGATGTGGACAAGAAAGAATCTCAGAGTTGGAACATAATCTGTGCTGGAAATTCATCAGTAAAAAAGAGTTTATATTCAACGACAGCACATTCTACTTGAGAAGTCATGCGATAAGTCAATGCAGACCCGATTTCTTCAATAAATCATAATGCAGTTGTTGCCACCATCTCTAAAATAGCATTCTGAGAAGTAAAAAACCATACTCAATAAACACAGAAGATTTCCATTACATACCTTATATCATTCAAGTCactaaaattatttctctggAGGACAGCTTTTCCAACTTCCATCATTCTCTTCACTATTAAACgcaaatacatttcatttaatGTTTAAGTAGTATTTTACAGATCATATGTCatcaagtaatttaaaaaaggtATTCTTCAGAATATTAACTTCAACAAACTGATTATACTGAAATCACAAACATGggattttcaaaatataaatactgTAACTACTCATAATCAAACAAAGATTGTCAAGACAGTGCTGTGCAATGATTGACATGTAAACTGCCACGGTTACCAATTTCCACACTAGTGATGCTTTTAAGTGTTGTATGATTCCAACAACTTTGGCCAAAGCCATGCTATCACCACAcccttattaaaaaaacccaacaaatacTGATTGGACAATTTGACGATGTTTACATTAATTCTAGTGTTATATCTCGACACAGCTACAGGACTTTGATCTCTAGGTCCTGTGCAGCCTGGTATAAGTTAGGAAGTTTCAGGGATGGTACACaatttgaaagtaaaataaaataaaactctcAGTCCTACTTATTACTAGGACACAGTTTCATTGCTGTATCACTGAGAAAAGAAGCAACCCTAATACAAAAACTCAAGGCAAAATTCTAAGGAATTGTCTTGAAGCCAAACACATATAGAAGTTGTTTCTGGAGAAAACTACCCTAGGTTTAGAAGAGGAATACAGCGATGCAAGATTGGCAACACGCAACTATAAGTCTTTTCTTGCATCACCTGTAAATTTCCCTAAGGTAGAATCTCTTCATGCATGTATGGCTGTAGTTTCTTCTGTTATTCAACACACTTAGCCAGGTGCTTCTTGTGAAACAAATTCCAGGACaatgttttcttaagaaaagaaaaaaagcctataAACAATAAATCATAGCTTCAATACTTTAGAATTTtatcttttgaaaaattatggaaatttATTGgaacattattttcctttctcttctctcactCACTTTTTTCCCGAAAAATAATGTagcacttattttaaaatatacattttataaaatcctttataatttttcatgtaatttaaaTTGTGTGTATATCTAAGAAAACGCAATGAAGTAGCAcataaacactttaaaaataaagttgcaATTCCAACAAAGTGCAGAGGCATCTATAATGCATGCAAACAAAAGAGATTTTGTGCATCAGTGCAACATTTTTCTAGAATTGCACAAAAAAATGTGCTATTCTAGAACAGCACATGGAAGTTCCCAGGAATGGTAAGTCCCCACCTATACTCACACCATCTATTTCCATGTTTATATCCTCAACCAAATAGTGCTCAAAGGTATAATTTACTTGACAACACACTAATTAAGGCTGCGCAGAatgattttctttcacattaaACACACATGTACAGCCTTACCTATGGGTATGTGTTCTGTCTTCAGTGTTTTGCAGTTTCCCATGTGCTCCACTGGCACCACCAGATAGTGGTGGGGGGCACCAGGTCTGATATCTCTGAAGCAAACAAGGTCTTCATACTAAAAAAGGATGCAAACGTATTAAATTGATTAGAACGAAGATATTGGCAAAGAGTAGGTAACAAAGTCCGTCTTCCCCATATCAATGTGATACTTAATATCATAGTCGAAGTAACTAGCAAAAATCTTAAGATTTTTGGAGCCAGCCTGCAGAAAGACTTGTAAACACGCTTTGTGTCCTCAGTTGACCTTCTGCAGTCAGGATTCCTCGGTGTCTGCTTTAAGGTTTCTAGCTGTTGTGCCAACGTTTAAGTGTAGCAAGATATTTCCTTTCTGACCAATGTTTCACTCCCGTCTCCACAGAAGAGTTGAGGACCCTTAAGACTACCCCACCCCCGCCAAGCCTTCTAAAGCGAGACCCTTCGCCAGCCGGCGGCCCGGGCACCGTCTTACcgagagggagagagggagggagggagagagggagggagggagagagggagggagggaggcagagagggaggcagagagagagggagggagggagggaggcagagagggagggcTGGCACCGCGCGACCGACAGACACACCACTTCAGGGTTTGATCCTTCATTCTCGGATTAAGCCGCCTCGGCCCCTTCCCGCTCTCCCGGGGCCCTGCCCGCTCTGCAGGCCCCGGCGCCGAGCAGCTCGGGAACCGGGATCCGCACAGCCGCCCTCAGGCAGCATGGCGACAGCCCGGATTTGGCTCTTCATTAGAAACCGGCAACGAACAACAGCCACCCGCCCAGGCCAACAAAAGCCTCCCGGCTGCTAGCGGGGAGCTGGCCCGACCCGCACCTCCGGGAGAGCGAACAAGGGCGGCGGCGAAGGGCGGAAGCGGCCGCGGGACCGGGACACCGCGGCGGGACACCGGGGggaggccgccgccgccgcccgggcggCCCTCACCCACCTCGCAGGGGAGCAGCGCCGTGCCCGGCTCCTCCCGGCGGGCGATCCTGCAGAACACGCACTTGCCGTCGTAGCCGCCGCCGTTCCCGGCTTCTCTCCCctcggcggcggccgcggccgcctCCCCCGCCATAGGCCCCCCCGGCCCTCGCCCTCCGCCTGCAGCCACCGCCCGACCGACGGGACCGCGCGCGCCCCCTGCCGGCGCGTGGTGCTCGCCGCGAGCACCAATGGCGGAGCGCCGGGCCGGGGACCAGCCACAGGCACCCGCGTCAGCGCCCCGCCCACCTGCGCGCCTCCTCCGCCGCCAGGGGGCGCGCGCGGGCCGCGGGagttcccctccctcccccgtGCGGGAGGGCACCGCGCCCGCGGAGCTGGGGGGCTGTCGCCCCGCTTACAGCTCCTCTGCTAGGGAGGGGGGGACTTCCTAATCAAGCCTCAGGCAGCTCAAGCAGGAATGGATGCAGTCTTAGCTTCACCCAAGACACGGACAGGCTCTTCTCTCAGGTAAAATACCGGATTCCCTCGGTGCCGTGAAGCAAAGCTCCACCCCCACGCTGAATTACACACCTGAAGCATCAATAAAAATACATGAGGTCTGCTCCCCGTTTTCACTAAAACAAAGGTACAAACTGGGAATAAAATGAAGTGAATGCATTCTGAGCTCATtcaattcatagaatcatagaaaggtttgggttggaagggtcctttaaaggtcatctagtccaacccccctgcaatgagcagcgacatcttcaactagatcaggttgctcagagccccgtccaacctgaccttgaacgtttccagggatggggcatctaccacctctctgggcaacatgttccagtgtttcaccaccctcatcatatCAACTCCTTCCAAAGCTAGCAGAGGGTATTTTTAAGTGGTAGCTAACCTTcactttctaaaaatgttttcttagtAATTTGTACTTTAAATCGCTTGCACTGTTCATTAGACTAGagttgcagagctgcagaatcCCTGACGGCAGAATTTCGATGGTTATGTTCTTCATGCAGCCCAAATGGCACAAAGTTCCCCAGATGACAGGCCATAGTGTTTAAAGAGTTAACAAGTTACAAAATGTagaatgagatttttaaaaaatgtctttcagagCATGCAAGCTGTGCTTGTACAAATATGACATGGTTAGCTATTCTACCTGAAGAACTGTATTTGCCAGCAATTGCTGACGTGCAGAAGGTGAGGCAGAAGGTCAGCAATGAGCTGACCTGCTCCTTTTCCCTGCTACAAACAGGCAAATGAAATCTTGAAAGTTTACACACAAGGATTATTTTGAAAGTAACTGGGTTTGGGTTTACTTTGGTATGAAGCTAGCTTCATACAAAACATCCAGTGCAAAAACTGTACTGAAACCAGCACCAAATTGAACATCCGCACTTACCTGAGTATTTACAAGCCTTACTGTGAATGAGCATTTCACCGCTGTACTCAATCAAGAATCTTTATCCAAGTACTGCTAAAGTACACATGCTTCATGTTGCAAGAACAAACTTTTGTTCTCCGAGAGAAAAATTACTAGTgactgtgatttttctcttactttatATTAAGAAAATTCTTACTGCCATTTCACTCAAAGCAAAGTTCACAGGTAACGTTCTGCTTCATGCGTAATCgtagtttgttttttcttaatgtgaCCTCTGTATACCGTAAAACCATTGAAAGCCAAGAACCAAGTACTTTTAAGACATTGTATGTCTTTGTCTTGCttggacagaaagaaaaatacatgaacaCTTTAGCAACATAAAAAGGGTGCACACAAAAATGATGTACACAGACTTTTGACTTCTGGGAACAGGTTGGTCAAAAAAGATGCAGGAACGCATGTCATTCATTACAGCTGAGAGAAGCAATGAGAACTACTAGGTCAACTGTTCAACCGTTTACTGGTATTTCTTAGCCCTCTGTCACAGTCTGTCTTTGAACTCAACACACAGCTCTATTTTAGGAGATGCCataccacacacacaaaaaaaaaaaccctcaaaagcTCCCATCTCCTCAGCCATGTTTCTAAAATACGATAGTGCTGGAATTCTCTTTTAGAGGGGAAGCGTAGGTATTTGTCAGCATAACCTGTAACTTAAGCTGCATCCTTTCATCTTTTATTCAAATTTTAGTAcactttaaagagaaaacatctgTTACAAGTTTCTGAATGCATAAATTCCTTTATTGAAAATATTGTGATAGCACTGCATTAcatatattaaatattcataGTTTCAAGGGTCACAGAATTTTGATTGAACAACACTGTTTTGAATATAGACCACAGCGTTTAGATATGCTCTGACAAGGATAATATAATGGAGTAAGTTGTAGGTAGCAATAGTGAAATGTATGTAAAATGTTGAACTTggttgatttgtttttttttttttaccattaagTGGTCTGctaccatttaaaaaagcaaacagtatTAGATATTCCTGGTATCTTCAAAGCGGTATGCTGTTAGCaacttccaaaatattttacagcattaCCAATAAGAACTTTATTTATGGCTGCAGTAGACCACATAGAAGGGAAGTGTGAAAAGCTCACGTGCAGCATGTTACAGGCTTACTGTATATAGCGTTGGCTTTTAGACTGTGAAATTTCTGTGCAGGATTAATATTTAGTaaagctttggaaagaaaaccacTTGGTtgttgtgggttgttttttttttttaatctattcaAAAAGGGAAGAATAGTAACTAAATTGAGTTGTATTACTCAGTTAATAATATTCCAAAATCAGACTGTACTGTTTAATGCATGGAAGCACACTACAGTTTCTAAAACCTGCCTGTCTCAGGACTGTGACACATTCGAGCCTAAGGGCAGGACAGCATCTTAATGTTGGTTGGGTCTGGATCGTGtaaacaaaaccacagcatAATAGGAAAGCAGAATTCTTCAGCAAGCAGTAAAGATTGCCAGTCCTCTGTTGCACTTGCTCTAtttactgaaattttaaattttgtaacATACAGTCTTTTCAGTGTTGGGGGGGAAGTATCcaattatttaatgaaatacGAAGAAGAATATTTAGTTGCCTGTCAAATCCTAAGCCAGCCTGTTGCTTCAAgtcttcttcaggaaggaaatcgTATATATAATTACTAAGAGAAAACAAGTATTACACTGACATGACCTGGCCTGTTAGGGAAATAGCATTCTTCTTTAAATCTcaattgtattttctccttAACAAAGCAGTTATTCTTCCATTTGTAGAGAACTGCTCATAACAGCACAGCATGTGGCTTATTTTGAATCATTTGGTGGCGATACAGAAAAACAATCCTCTCAGAAGTGTCCTTCGTAAACAGTCAAATAATACTAGGGCAGATGCTCAGAGCATGCTGTCCCAATTCTGTTGACTGCAACAGAGCTGATACAGTCTATACCAGGTGGCAGTTTGCCGAATGTCTCCATACACTGCCAAAATAATAATCTATTAACAGGAATGTGGCAGCAGAGTTAATAAGAAGCACTATCCACCTTCTCCCTCatcccagaaaaaaaccaaaacagaattATGCACTCAAGTGTTTCTGCCAGAAAACAAACCCTCTAATTAGGgtaaaatgaaaaccaaatctcatttacaaaataaaaatacaaaaattaactTCAGAAATCAAATAAATTGATTCAGAATAAATGCCAATGCATAAGAAACCTACCTGAATAGTAATTATCAAACTGATAtttgaaacattaaaagaagaaaactcatAGctagtacatttaaaaaaaaatctgctatacaataacaataaataaaaagattttaaaaacatgttccCTTAAGTGCTGTGTACACCTATTTCTGATTCTTTTCCATGGCAAACAGTATGCTGTAGATTTTGGTAAAGtaaccttttatttttggttAGCATTTGTACGTTGAACATAAACACACATGGAATGTACTAGATCATTATAGTTTTCCCACAGGATCTTTTTCACAGTTACAGAAAAAGTTTTCAACTTATACACCATCAATGTTTTCATAAGCAACATATCTTCGATGGAGGAGTGTTGGAGGAGGAAGTAAAAATCACTTCAGACTGATCTCCTGCTGTTCTGTTCTGTCTCTTACTGCCTCTCAaaaccagctctgttttttcttgggttggttgtttgggtttttttgcgtAGTCATGCTCTGGTACAAACTTGAGGAAAAAGCGTGTAACATTGTGAGGCAGCCTGCACCTTCTAGTTAGCGTTTAAGTGCCTAATGGATCCGGTCCTTAAGGCAGTCAGTATTTCATTCAAATGTCCATACTTCTACGTCTTGTATTATGAAATCTTCTTTTTTAGATAAGATGTCATTATTGAAGGTGCTGCAGGAGTTGCTTCGCCCATGATACAAATCTGCATCTAACCATAAGCCAAACCGGCCactaaaaaggaaatacatgaCAAATTTCAGGTATTATATAGTAGTAAAAATACTGGAAGCTGTAGAAACAACCACAGGAGCGAAACGGGAGAATCTAGGTAATTCTGAGGATCTCCTAGACCAAATGTGAAGAGCTTAATCCTGGCAAAGCACTTGCCAAAAAGCTTGCAGAGCAGTCCCCTCACTTTTCTTTGCACCAGCAAGTGGGGTAGAGCACAGGACCCAGCGTCCTTCGGCTGTTGCACCACTGGCTGTGACTGACATCAGGGCATGGATGTCAGGGTCCCTTCCCTGGCTGTTTGGATGTGAACACAGCCCCTTCTGGtttaggaggaggaggaggaggggggttTATACGTTGACAATGCAAACTATGCCCAGACATCCCATGGTGCAGCCTGCAGTCAGCTTTAGTTAGTTGTATAGCTTTAGCCCTCTATTTCACACCCACCGACCTTTGAAATGTAGGACCTGATTAAGCACTGTCTGTATCCTTGCTCTGTGTAGCAACAGAATAATGACAATTTAATAAGGACCATGTGAGAAACCGTAGAAGCTGATGGCAAAACTGCCATTAGAGATTATCTTCCAGTGGCAAACCTCTTCAGCAATGAGACATGTATTTACCCATAACACACTTTTTTCCTatctcaaacaaacaaacaaattaattgCCCAACATCAGTCACACTAAGCAACAGAAATTGCTCTGGGATTGTAACAGAAATCAGATTGCTGAGGTATCTGACCTAAACAGTTTACTAAAAGTAAGTTCAGCCATTTTACTGATTAGTTTTTCTTGCAACTACCATTATCCctattctcattaaaaaaaaaaattagctacATCATTTGAAAACCAAACATTCAC from Gavia stellata isolate bGavSte3 chromosome 2, bGavSte3.hap2, whole genome shotgun sequence includes these protein-coding regions:
- the HINT3 gene encoding adenosine 5'-monophosphoramidase HINT3; this translates as MAGEAAAAAAEGREAGNGGGYDGKCVFCRIARREEPGTALLPCEYEDLVCFRDIRPGAPHHYLVVPVEHMGNCKTLKTEHIPIVKRMMEVGKAVLQRNNFSDLNDIRMGFHWPPFCSISHLHLHVLAPASQLGFLSRLIYRINSYWFITAEQLIERLQTENAAS